Part of the Portunus trituberculatus isolate SZX2019 chromosome 24, ASM1759143v1, whole genome shotgun sequence genome is shown below.
CTTCACATACTTAAATTCTACCACACACGCAATACTGCTAACCATTCCCGATGCTCGTtcactcaccaaaacacagcacgTTAGTCTGAGGAACAAGCACCAGTTTGGCTACGAGGTAGGGCCAATGGGCAACCCTTTTTGCAGCGCACTTTATCTCTACACAGTCCTcgtccaccgcctccaccacgcTGCCCCACTTCCAtgtcttgttgttgtagcagcaacCTGTGGAAAGTAATATTTTCACTGAGCTTCACACTTATCAGTCTTAAGTGTCAAGAgtttgaaatgaaaaggaacatTTTCAAAAGCTTCAACTTGAGCTTTTAAAGGTACATACATTAAGAATACACTATTTAGCAGTCTTACCTTTAGGCACGCTGCGACAGGAAGGGCGGCACTGGTGCCTCTCACAACACTGCATATACTCCAATGTATTGGGGCGAAAGCGGCAGCAAACTCTTCCTTGCTTACACTCTTCCTCCGATTCCGAAACACTtactagaaataataaagaagacaaagactAGTTCAAGTCTAGTTAAAGATACAGCAGTTACGCAGTCACACGCTGTAGGAAACCTTACCACTCGCGCTAGAATCTTCCTTAGATTCCGGTGCCTCCTTCATACACCTGCGAGGACAACATCCCATCTTCTTACAGCACTTGAAAAACTCCGACGAAAACATCGCGTACTTACAGCATCTCACAGCCCGCACTTCACACCGCGAGTCCTCACCACTATCTATGGGCGATAATAATTAAGGTGTAACATTAGAACACCCACACATACGTATATACAGTATACGATTTTATGTAACCAAAAACTCCAACGAATAATCTCGCACTAGTAGATAACCATATAACTTGAATTAGAGAAATTACATTAAACTGCAGATTAACCAATATGGAGTCTCACCTTCACCATACAAACGACCGACTGCTGCAAAGGTCAACAGAAAGAGAAACCAGAGAGAACACCCATGATAAGGCGCCATGGCTACAGACATCAACAACCACGGCTTCCCGGCACACCTCAAGTCACCAACCTCACTCCCAACCAAGTACTGTCACCTGGAAGCCCCGCTAAATTCAGAAACGAGAGAGCCTTATAAAAGCTCATCGGTCGAAAACATTGCTTCGAACACGAGAAGGCAGACAAACAAGCACTTCCCAATTTTCCAGTTTCGCTGTCGTTCACTGGATGACGTTCCTACACCCACAACTCCTactctgtcttctttttatttttttttctatgctaaAGTTGTAATTTGGTTTTATGATTTCCTAAGTTTATTACCACTGTGACTTTTTGGAGGGATGAAAAGTTATTAATGATCATAATATtgagaataataaagataaggatgatAACAATGCTACTTATATAAATagcaattacaataataataataataataataataataataataataataataataataataataataataataataataataataataataacaataataataatattgataataatgataataataataacaataaaaataaagataaaagtaatTGTTACTGATAATAAATAAGGCAATtcatacattgttattattattattattattattattattattattattattattatcattattattatcatcattattttgcaTATCTACTAGACAAACATGTTGAGTGAGTGGTAGGGAAACACAAGGTGATGTAAGGTATATACTATATTCTTTGACGTTTCGGTTGTACAACCACCTTCAGAAAGAATGGACTACAGACGGGTGGCATGGtggcatctatctatctacttatatatactcgtgtgtgcgtgtgtgtgtgtgtgtgtatatatatatatatatatatccacacaCAAATACGTACAACCTGCTTAGCGGGCATGTCTGTGCGGCAAAAAGAACCGTGAATGACGGAAGCCAGACAAGGCGGACCTGGCTGCGGCCCGCGACAAACACATGGCTCCTCCCCTGTGATTGGTCGTTACGCTCGTCCCGATGTACGCTGACTCCACCAGTTTCCTCgttgttcttctttgtttcttatgCAGGACTGCAGTTTTCCCCGGTCTAGAAAGTGTCCATGAGAGTCTACGTGCACCACAAGCGAGTTCGTCGTCTTCTCCTGCTTAAGATCGTATGACCCAGACCGGGGGAAAGCCGGAGTCCtgcataagaaacaatagacaataacaagaaaactgGTGGAATGAGCGTACATCGGCACGAGCGTAACAACCAATCATAGGGAAGGAGCCATGTGTTTGTCGCGGGCAACAGCCAGGTCCGCCTTGTCTGGCTTTCTCCATTTACGGTCGTTTCTGCCGCACAGACCTGCAGTAAGAACtgccctatatatatatatatatatatatatatatatatatatatatatatatatatatatatatatatatatatatatatatatatatatatatatatatatatatatatatatatatatatatatatatatatatatatatatatatatatatatatatatatatatatatatatatatatatatatatatatatatatatatatatatatatatatatatatatatatatatatatatatatatatatatatatatatatatatatatatatatatatatatatatatatatatatatatatatatatatatatatatatatatatatatatatatatatatatatatatatatatatatatatatatatatatatatatatatatatatacacacacacacacacacacacacacacacacacacacacacacatatatatatatatatatatatatatatatatatatatatatatatatatatatatatatatatatatgtgtgtgtgtatatatatatatatatatatatatatatatatatatatatatatatatatatatatatatatatatatatatatatatatatatatatatatatatatatatatatatatatatatatatatatatatatatatatatatatatatatatatatatatatatatatatatatatatatatatatatatatatatatatatatacacacacacacacacacacacacatatatatatatatatatatatatatatatatatatatatatatatatatatatatatatatatatatatatatatatatatatatatatatatatatatatatatatatatatatatatatatatatatatatatatatatatatatatatatatatatatatatatatatatatatatatatatatatatatatatatatatatatatatacacacacacacacacacatatatatatatatatatatatatatatatatatatatatatatatatatatatatatatatatatatatatatatatatatatatatatatatatatatatatatatatatatatatatatatatatatatatatatatatatatatatatatatatatatatatatatatatatatatatatacacatatatacatatatatatatatatatatatatatatacacatatatatatatatatatatatatatatatatatatatatatatatatatatacatatatatatatatatatatatatatatatatatatatatatatatatatatatatatatatatatatatatatatatatatatatatatatatatatatatatatatatatatatatatatatatatatatatatatatatatatatatatatatatatatatatatatatatatatatatatatatatatatatatatatatatatatatatatatatatatatatatatatatatatatatatatatatatatatatatatatatatatatatatatatatatatatatatacatacacacacacacacacacacacacacacacatatatatatatatatatatatatatatatatatatatatatatatatatatatatatatatatatatatatatatatatatatatatatatatatatatatatatatatatatatatatatatatatatatatatatatatatatatatatatatatatatacatatatatacatacacacatacatacatatatatatatatatatatatatatatatatatatatatatatatatatatatatatatatatatatatatatatatatatatatatatatatatatatatatatatatatatatatatatatatatatatataacatacacacacacacacatacacatccaGACGTCTACATCTattgaaaaatataattattttttatttactgtctATATGTCCGTGAAATATGAACTGTACCAGATATAAATACCTGCCAATAAGGAATCTACATAATATATCATAATATATCAAGCATAAAACCATCTTATTACGTTCTCATTCAGTATTATTTTCATTGGGTTTCTCCCCTATGTGACCTCACGTTACTTGTCTCAGTGGTTTGTATTCTCATCGTCTCGAAGCAAGGAAACACGCTCAGGTCTGCAGTTCAAACTATCCACAGCCTCGATTATTTAAGGTAAAGTTCCTAACATATTCCTTACAAAACATCAATCAACTCCACACTAAGTGCAATTTTCATGCAACTCCGCGGTGGTCAAAAGGATTCCCTCTTATCAATCTCCCTCAAATAACGCTCATATTTTTTTATCCCCTTCTCCAACAGTCGTCACTCACCCAATGTTCCTGCCAATATTAACCATCGACCGCCACCCTTATCAGGACAGGTGATGTATAACGTAATGCCGCCTCCTGACCCACAATATTCGCCGCGATCccttatagtctctctctctctctctctctctctctctctctcatcccctacCTTCTCACCCCTTACCTCCTCTATGatccccaccccatccccccaCCCCCTACCAATTCCTTGATGTTCCACGCCGTGATCCCACCCACATGATTTATCCCCTGTTCTGGGTCAATATCTCTCGCCGATGAATTGCAAACCTTCATGACTGCAGCATCTTCTgccatctttttatctttttgtgatgtgtgtgtgtgtgtgtgtgtgtgtgtgtgtgtgtgtgtgtgtgtgtgtgttgttcgtAGTCCTATTACATTCTTTTTAGGTCAACGTGTTTACTTTGTGGTTCCTTGTTTGTGCTTTGTTCATAGTTGTGTATATTTTGCAGATGGTTCTCCTAACCAGGGAATCGGTGGTCGAGGAATGGTTCTAAGAAAACGAGGATACACAGCTCCCTCGCGCCCGTTGTGTTATCGGGGAGTTCGTTTGATGTAGTAGTGTGGCAAAGTGGTGCAGTGCCCTCTCAATATCATGATTTTTCTTCGCAGAGCAAACTTCTTACTTTTTATGTGAAAATTCTCGTCGACTTGATTCAGTACACTGGCTATGCTCAAACATACGATCTAACGAAGATTCATTCATATGCTGCCTTGGAATAGTCGTCGACTCCCTACACttatcaatactgggacacatttttatctttagaTTTGTTTGATTAAACCATTTGATCCCCCCACACacgtttctgaagatgtataaaatgaaaagtaaaggcCCTTCCACACAGCGGCAAATGTACGGCGAGCATTCTAATTTGCCCGCAATTCTCCCGCTTTGAAACAGCGTTCCCACATCAGAAAGTTCAGATAAGACGGGCAGGCACATGTATGACTTGGGCTGGACGCCGGGCAGAGGGCAGAGTGCAATCAGAGCAGTGGCAGGCAACGTCGGCCAGTGAGGTGTTCGGTACAACATTCAGAATCGTCGCCGGGCAGTTAAAGCTAAACGTATAGCTAAACGTACACCCACGATACCCACGGAGGGTACGGTGTTGACTTGTAACATCGTGTGTCTGGCAACGTGGTTCCTAGTCAGGCGCCCATCCAGTGCCTCAACAACGGGCGCGGGCACTTCGATGGTTTGCCGTGGTTTCCTCGTCTATGACGTCATCTACACTCGTGATAGCCACCCATACCACGGACAATTGGTAAAATAAAGCCGTGTCCACACTATCGAGCATGTTCGACGGGCaaacagtgataccaggtcGCAATAGGTAGTGAGAATGAGGGCTGATGACATCAGAAGCGGGAAAACCACAGGCAGGAATCTGGCAACAAACAGTGCTACCAGATGTAGTTTAGCCCACAATACATACTCCTTCACCGGGCAAAGACTGGCGGGCAAAGTTGTAAACTGATGAGTGGCGTCAAATACAGGTTCATGGTTTCCTTCAAACTCACTCACGGACAGTTGCCCGCTCGTTTGCCCGCAGtctccttgcttctgatgtcACCGTGCCCTACCACTCAACCTCCTTGCTTATATTATATATTGGAACGGGATCTTGTATCACCGGTTGCCCGTCGAGCATGCTTGATAGTGTGGACACGGCTTAACAAGTGTCTGTCCGCCGTGCATTTGGCCGTCGTGTGGAAGGGTCTTAAGCAGAACGAATGTAGAAATGTCATggtacaaaatttttttttttttttcttactttcaagCGATACCTTAAATCTCACGTCTGAACTAACTTATCTGCGCGTATCCGAGATTTGGCATGGAGACCTATTGCAATCCTTGtacgtataaaaaaaattaccacaAACCTCATTGTACCCTCGGTCATGGAAGCTACAGCGTATTTCGCGCTATTCCCCATCCTTATTTATGCTACTTGTTCGTTTGGTCTTCCTAACTGTATGCGAGTGGGAAGGCACTTTTACCTTCCCGTAGCCTTACTGCACGAGACTTGCACgtagttattcattcatttgcctGGTTAACTTTGTGGCGGTTCGTTTTCCTTACTATGACAAACCCAATTTAGATTTTAAAATTGCTTTTGACTTCTTTGGACCAGTGGATTTGGTTTCCTTCGTTTTATTGGCCTCGCCCATGCCAACACCTTTCTGAAACCTTCGTTTTGCCCTTTGCCGTGCAAGATTTAGTTTAGTCAGTGTGTCACGTTCAAGTAGGCTATTTCCATACAGAGCCATTATGGTAAATATATATTTAACAACACTAGCAACAAAACTTCTATAGTGTTTAAAATTCATGTACATTTAACAAAACACATCTTGTAATGAACACGCTACACTAACGGTAACAAGCACGTAAAATATGTACATACTAAAGCCTCTTACAATATGACAAAGATGTTTGATTAATACAGTAACTTGGAACACCGAACCGACCCCACGATCTAAAGGATAGTAGGAGGTAGAGACTTAATGAACCATCTCTACTATGCGAGTACACCATCCTGGTCATGTTAACACTCATAATGATAAATGATCAGGCCTTGGTGACACTGGGACTTCCTGCACCCATCCTCCGAAGACAGCCATATGTCGCCCTCGGCCCTGTGGACCCCTTTGTGATCCACGCAGTCCTTGCCGGGAGATGAACTTGGCGCCTGTGATGGTTCCGTAATGCCCAGAGTAGTAGAAGTcttggatgtggtggtggtggtgctggtggtcatCGTTCGGGGTGTGCTTCTTAGAAAGATGTAAATACTCAAAATCTAAAGAAAAGACTGGTATACCATCTCCCTctcaattgtattttttttttagcattaccTGGTTATCCTCAAGGGAATAAGAATGAAACTGCATATCCCGAGAACAAAACGATACCAACCAAGTCAATCTGTTCAACAATTTTAGGCTGGAATTTACATATACCAATCAATTCTGGTACTCACTCGCAGTCGAACACAGGGCAACACTCTCCGGGCGGCGTGGTGACCGTACAATTAAcattaggaggaggagcgagacaCAGCACACTAGCACACTCAGGGGGAAGGGTGGGTGCCTCAGTAGGTCTGTGGGAGGATGGTAATTAGTAAACATCCAAGCACGGTGGTCGGCCTGTACATGGGATAAAAATTGGCAATGGGCTATGCATGAAGCAGATAGTAGTGTTCAGCGGACATAAGATAATACGCTTATAATGCACTAAATTATCACCTGCAGAAGTAACGTGGACAGCACTGGCCTGGAGGATAGCGCGCCATGCAGTATTCATGCAGAGGTGGTCCCAAGCAGTACACCGCGAGACACTTGGGCATATTGGGGATGGGTTGCGGGGGTCTGCGTGGAGAAGAACCACACCGATGTTTTGTACTTTAAATCTTGCTATACGGCTAAATTACCTTTGAATGAATACAAGAACACAGTTACGTTACGATAACTAGTTCATATACAATCGAAATTAACTTAACCTTCAAGTCGCTCACCGGCAGGCATACACGGGACAGCATTGCTGCGGAGAGATGTTGGCCACACAGATAGCGTTCCATGGCGGGCCTTGACACTTTACAGTAGAACAGTCGAGAGGTCTGTAGGGAAATTTACATTACTTCCCAAAATCAAACTCTTCCATACCTCACTTATTCCCCCCTCTACGATTGTACTAGAATTCCCTTTTACTAGTTTGACTACccatcatttttactttcccaTGCCCTTAAAAACGTACACTTTTCGACAGTTCCACGTAGGGCAACAACCACCAGGAGGGGCTGGCTCCAGCAGACAATCCGGTCTCGGTGCTTCCCTGCACTTCACATCTTCACGAACGATGCCTTGCAGCGTGCAGTTGTGAATCATGCAGTTGGAGACCCAGGAGTCACCCAGACGATGGAATTCTCCCATCTCGTCCGTACATCCGCTGTGAAATTTATTCCACGAATACTTAAGTATATCGCTATTTTTACGCGTAGCGCGCTGTGAAACTTATATTTCATAAATACTTAATATAGcgattcttcttttattcttaggGAATTTATATGACTAAAATTCGTACTCCTAGGGAATCTAATTTACATTAAATATAACCCATACTCTACATTGGCGTTACCTGCAGTTCCACGACGGGCAACACTGATCCTCTTGGGTTGACAAGAAACAGTTCGGTGACGGAGACGGAATTACATCGCACGCAATCAATATTCTGTCTACCTCAGAGTTCATACATGTGAAAGTAACACAAGGGTCTGACAGAGACGTCCACTTGGTGCCGTTCATCCTGAAGTTGCCTTCTTCATCAAGGCAATCGCTAGTGAACCATGATCAGAAGATTAGTAATTCTAGCAACAACCATATTTGGGACAAACCACAAAATCAACGTTCCTCGCCATTCGCCTCGTCTGTGCTGTGCTCACCTGCAGTCCCACTGGGGACAACACTCCTCCGAGTCAAACCACTGCCGGCAGCCAGGGTGTGGAGGTCCCGGTGGACAATCCACGATGGCTTCATTTATACCAGTTTCATGACAGCTTCGTCGGATGCACGGGGCTACTTTCCACACGTCATCCAGCTTGTGATAAACATGGTCCTCGTCCATGCACCCGCTAAGACCATATGGAAAAGACCACTAATAATATATCAAAAACAGACGCCAAGAAGTTACTTACAGTAAGTTGTGAATACCAGTCACATCTAACCTATATACCTGGAATTCCATTTGGGTCAacactcttcttccacctctaccCTTACCCACCAAGAATGGATCACTGCGGAAATAATTGCGAAGAAGCTACTTACAGAAGGTTGTGTATACATTTTCTCTGTACCTAACCTATGTACCTGCAATTCCATTTGGGGCAACACTCtccttccaccatcacctcctcaaaGCAGTTTACAGGCGTAGGTTTATCGTCGCACTCCACAGGCTCAGTGATGATGGTACCAGAGTCACAACGGTGGATCATGCAGGGCTCGTCTGCTGCCCACTCTCTGCCGTTCTCGTATTCGCTGCTCTCATCGTCGAAACAGCTTGTGGTACTTCTACCATGTTTGCAGTTCCATGAAGGACAGCAGTGGTCGGGTAACACCACCAATTTGCACGAATAGTGAGGTCTGGGTGGAGGCGTCGTGCACCGCAACTCATGCGTTTTGATACCACTACTCGTACAGGTGTGGGTGGTGCAGGGgtcactcttccacttctccaACAGCTTGCGGAACTTCCCACTATCATCCCGACAGCCGCTGCAAATACACGGTCGGTTAGTATCGTTAAAGTGGGAACGCCGATAGAGCTAACAAGAGTAACGTCTTCCTTGTTACAGACTCGCCTGCAATTCCACTGAGCACAGCACCGTCCCTCGACGGCTTGAAAGAAGCAGCCTTCATGGGGACGAGGACCAAGCTGGCAAGCCATTGTTGCATTTTCTATGATACCCGGTGGCACACACAACATTGTCACACAGGGGTCACTGCTGGGCCACTCGCTGCCCAGAGGATGGAACTCCCCGGCATTATCAATACAACCGCTGCACGAGACAACCAAACAGTGATAGAGGGCTACAAAGATTAAATTTGGCAG
Proteins encoded:
- the LOC123508148 gene encoding kielin/chordin-like protein isoform X2 produces the protein MGLVTVVPCAVWLLLVTFMVLLAGVSSAAVDYFGSGILTSSTTRRPPFTIAPPFTIAPPVTPRPICRDPEECCRFEFFSEDFHTCCEEHGCCPMTCLQTDEDGIIVPTYPCHAWECCVHRERSPKHQDCCRRHGCCPHCREVNRGCCFNDVRYFYGSLVMDLPDACVQLVCAAKLTDMYPYFRSTIAAVKTCSFTDVMEECLGCPVYHCVDDSGMERMEGEEWYPSPCFRCECRQGHQRCARILPPCLPPPHPNCIIIPGPCCNTYHCEEGCVDEDGNFRPVGAEWPTSNPCQTMICTETGIETTTIACKPPPPPHKGCFLQNVPGQCCREWNCSRCVDTDGSIHQLHAEWQAGPCIVKVCTTTGIVVRDIICPKLDPAPHDTCYRDVVEGDCCEKWKCDGCWVNGELHPPGSQWPTDDPCSNNVCRDDMVVVQPVDCPDFPRPHESCFEHIPDGACCPAWNCSGCLDDDGTYHPLYHEWQIDPCTTLVCHLNGITSKTPPCLPLGPAPHSSCFSVFQSGSCCKEWKCDGCIDNAGEFHPLGSEWPSSDPCVTMLCVPPGIIENATMACQLGPRPHEGCFFQAVEGRCCAQWNCSGCRDDSGKFRKLLEKWKSDPCTTHTCTSSGIKTHELRCTTPPPRPHYSCKLVVLPDHCCPSWNCKHGRSTTSCFDDESSEYENGREWAADEPCMIHRCDSGTIITEPVECDDKPTPVNCFEEVMVEGECCPKWNCSGCMDEDHVYHKLDDVWKVAPCIRRSCHETGINEAIVDCPPGPPHPGCRQWFDSEECCPQWDCSDCLDEEGNFRMNGTKWTSLSDPCVTFTCMNSEVDRILIACDVIPSPSPNCFLSTQEDQCCPSWNCSGCTDEMGEFHRLGDSWVSNCMIHNCTLQGIVREDVKCREAPRPDCLLEPAPPGGCCPTWNCRKVPLDCSTVKCQGPPWNAICVANISPQQCCPVYACRPPQPIPNMPKCLAVYCLGPPLHEYCMARYPPGQCCPRYFCRPTEAPTLPPECASVLCLAPPPNVNCTVTTPPGECCPVFDCDTPRTMTTSTTTTTSKTSTTLGITEPSQAPSSSPGKDCVDHKGVHRAEGDIWLSSEDGCRKSQCHQGLIIYHYEC
- the LOC123508148 gene encoding kielin/chordin-like protein isoform X1 — protein: MGLVTVVPCAVWLLLVTFMVLLAGVSSAAVDYFGSGILTSSTTRRPPFTIAPPFTIAPPVTPRPICRDPEECCRFEFFSEDFHTCCEEHGCCPMTCLQTDEDGIIVPTYPCHAWECCVHRERSPKHQDCCRRHGCCPHCREVNRGCCFNDVRYFYGSLVMDLPDACVQLVCAAKLTDMYPYFRSTIAAVKTCSFTDVMEECLGCPVYHCVDDSGMERMEGEEWYPSPCFRCECRQGHQRCARILPPCLPPPHPNCIIIPGPCCNTYHCEEGCVDEDGNFRPVGAEWPTSNPCQTMICTETGIETTTIACKPPPPPHKGCFLQNVPGQCCREWNCSRCVDTDGSIHQLHAEWQAGPCIVKVCTTTGIVVRDIICPKLDPAPHDTCYRDVVEGDCCEKWKCDGCWVNGELHPPGSQWPTDDPCSNNVCRDDMVVVQPVDCPDFPRPHESCFEHIPDGACCPAWNCSGCLDDDGTYHPLYHEWQIDPCTTLVCHLNGITSKTPPCLPLGPAPHSSCFSVFQSGSCCKEWKCDGCIDNAGEFHPLGSEWPSSDPCVTMLCVPPGIIENATMACQLGPRPHEGCFFQAVEGRCCAQWNCSGCRDDSGKFRKLLEKWKSDPCTTHTCTSSGIKTHELRCTTPPPRPHYSCKLVVLPDHCCPSWNCKHGRSTTSCFDDESSEYENGREWAADEPCMIHRCDSGTIITEPVECDDKPTPVNCFEEVMVEGECCPKWNCSGCMDEDHVYHKLDDVWKVAPCIRRSCHETGINEAIVDCPPGPPHPGCRQWFDSEECCPQWDCSDCLDEEGNFRMNGTKWTSLSDPCVTFTCMNSEVDRILIACDVIPSPSPNCFLSTQEDQCCPSWNCSGCTDEMGEFHRLGDSWVSNCMIHNCTLQGIVREDVKCREAPRPDCLLEPAPPGGCCPTWNCRKVPLDCSTVKCQGPPWNAICVANISPQQCCPVYACRPPQPIPNMPKCLAVYCLGPPLHEYCMARYPPGQCCPRYFCRPTEAPTLPPECASVLCLAPPPNVNCTVTTPPGECCPVFDCESTPRTMTTSTTTTTSKTSTTLGITEPSQAPSSSPGKDCVDHKGVHRAEGDIWLSSEDGCRKSQCHQGLIIYHYEC